A stretch of Salmo salar unplaced genomic scaffold, Ssal_v3.1, whole genome shotgun sequence DNA encodes these proteins:
- the LOC123724049 gene encoding ATP synthase subunit f, mitochondrial-like isoform X1, which translates to MADRIVPVGEKRLMEVKLCELGSWMGKRDFTPNGLLASIRNGHDRYYNKYINVKKGGIGGVAMLLVGYVALSYLWEYDHLKHDRWRKYH; encoded by the exons atggcggacagaataG TCCCTGTGGGTGAGAAGCGGCTGATGGAGGTGAAGCTGTGTGAACTGGGCTCCTGGATGGGCAAGAGGGACttcactcctaacggactcctcgccagcatccgcaatg gccaTGACAGATATTACAACAAGTACATCAACGTGAAGAAGGGAGGTATCGGAGGCGTGGCCATGCTGCTGGTTGGATACGTGGCCCTCAGTTACCtctgggagtacgaccacctca aGCACGACCGCTGGAGGAAGTACCACTAA
- the LOC123724049 gene encoding ATP synthase subunit f, mitochondrial-like isoform X2: MADRIVPVGEKRLMEVKLCELGSWMGKRDFTPNGLLASIRNGHDRYYNKYINVKKGGIGGVAMLLVGYVALSYLWEYDHLSEY, encoded by the exons atggcggacagaataG TCCCTGTGGGTGAGAAGCGGCTGATGGAGGTGAAGCTGTGTGAACTGGGCTCCTGGATGGGCAAGAGGGACttcactcctaacggactcctcgccagcatccgcaatg gccaTGACAGATATTACAACAAGTACATCAACGTGAAGAAGGGAGGTATCGGAGGCGTGGCCATGCTGCTGGTTGGATACGTGGCCCTCAGTTACCtctgggagtacgaccacctcagtgagtactaa